The Vicugna pacos chromosome 5, VicPac4, whole genome shotgun sequence genome includes the window CTGGGGGCAGTGACGAGGCGGGCTTCATTCACCTGGGCACCTCCAGCCTTCGATGTTACTGAATGACACTGATGATTGCAACACGATGTGTTAAGTGATGAGACAGAGGGGTGGTAGCACAAGTGAGTACAGGGTAGCAAAGATGCACCCACTGgacttagaagaaatggagagcCCCGAGGACCAGCATCTGCTTCTTGTGTGCGGACAGTTTTTGTTTCCACCACTGGGGGCACACATGGCACATTTCAGCCTTGCTGGCTGCATAGTGCTTGTTCCCTCGTGAGTCCGCAACTGCTCTGATAGGAGGCGCTTTGttttgtgtgtcttttatttttgatttctggcacagagtaacTCCTAGTAAATGGCAACTTCCGGAGTGACTCTGAAGCCAGAATTTTGGCAAATGCATCTGTGCTCTCCAAGAAAAGTCAGACAAAGCAGCAGTAGTTATCACTACTGCTGGGGCCTTGAAAACAGAAACTTTCAGAGTTTGTGGGGGGAGCGTATAGCCCAAGTGGTAaggcacgtgcttagcatgcacaagagcctgggttcaatccccagtatcacctccaaacataaataaataaataaacaaacaaacaaacaaacctaattacttcccccctgaaaaaaattaactaaaataaataaataaatgttacctaaaaaatgtaaagaaagaaaaaaaatttttaagggaaagaaaatagaaagtttCTGGTCTATGTGGAAATCTAGCCTGAGAGAACAGAATTGGGGCTAGTTAAGGGGAAAGGTCAGTTGGGATTCTAGAAGATTCTTAAGCATAATAGTAATACTTCCAGGGTCATTTTGTAACTCACGGTGACTGCTTAAAAGGACGTTCAGGTAGAAGTCCTGTCACCGTGTCTGACAGATGGGTGGGGAGTACATACAGCGAGGTGGAAACTGCCTGAGTCCTTGGGCGGTGTGGGAATATCTCCTCCTCTGAGCCTTGTCAGTGTAACTGACCTGGAAACCCATGTCTTTCAGGGTGAAAACAAACCTGATCGGCTCAGGCTCCGGTGTCGGATATTTGTGGGGAGAGAGGTTGGCTAAGTGAGCAAGTGTGACTGGGGTAATGTGGAAACGTGCTCTAAAACCAGGGCAAGAAAGATACTCTGGGTTCCTCTGACCCTACTCAACCTTCCCCTGGTGCTGCTtcagcctctccccaccctccatcaTGTCACTGCCCTCTATAATTTATTTACCTGACAAGCATTTACTGGAAGAACTTACCAACTGTGTGCCTCGTCCTGAGCTATCCCTCTGGAGGGACCACGGTCGCCCCTGGACACCAGGATGAGACAGAGCAGGATGAGAGTCACCCCTCTTGTCTCAGGCTCAAGAGGAGCTGCAGTTTAATTCCAATTACTTGAATAAGAGtttcctaaaacaaacaaacaaacaaacaaacaaaccgacAAAAAATTCTCTACTTAAGTAGAACagtaaaatacttcattgctGTGCTAAAATATTCTCGCAAGTTGGAAAACTCAAAACAAGAAGATAGTTGTGTCTGTTGGCGCAGCTCTAGTGCCCGATGGAAGCGGGAAACGTGCATGCAGATCTGAACGTACCTTTGACTATCACGTTTAGGAAAAGGTCCTGTGGGTATAAAATGGGTACATGATCAGAGCCCCCCAGTCACAACGGTCATCGCTGTGGTGGTGTCGGTGTGTAGGGCTGCACGTCTCCAGTATGTTCTTCGTGTTTACTCTCCACCCTGCCCTGTGCTAGACACTGTGGGGGTTAACAAGATATGCGATGTAATTTCTGTCCTCACGGTATTTGTGACCAAGCTGGTGTGAAGAGAACTGACAGGATGGGGTGTGTAATCTCCACGCTTAATATAACTTGGAGTGTAGGAGACCTACTATGTAATAATAAAAAGAGCCGCTTACCAGGAAGATGTAATAATTCTGAGGTTGTTAATGCACCTACGAGCATAACGCTGAATATGTAACCCGAAAGGTAACAGAATTGAAAGAGGAAATTGATGAATACACGACTACAGTGGGTGGTCTCAACATACTGCTCTTATTAGCAGGTGAAACATTGGTCAAATTACTGAGGATTTGACAAGGATTTACCACTGAATGAACTTGGTGAGCACTTATTAAATTCTGCATGAACCATTCGAGAATAtgcaatcttttttaaaaatgttttttgaagagtgatttatttatttagtttattattattattatcattattactattttttggtGCAGGAGGgcgaggtaattagttttatttattaatgtatttttagtggaggtactggggattgaacctaggacctcatgcgtgctaagcatgtgctctaccactggagctGTACTCTCCCCCGGGAGAATATGCAATCTTTTTGAACACCCATGGAACATTTATGAAAGTGTTACTGAACCAGGTCCACTCTGCCTGACTCACAGCAAAGTCTAAACGCTGAGATGTGAGGTTTGCAGCAGGAGAGCGTTTATTCATTTATTCGCAAGGCAGCCAGTCATGAAGATGGGAGAACAAATCTCCAATCCACTTCCGGAAGGCCAGGGGCTCGGGGTATTATGGGctaaaaaaataaagcctgaGAAAGGTGTTTGGAAAGAGGTGTGACAAACGCCGTTCTGCACAGCCAGTAACTAAGCTTCTCAGCGCCGTTCAAAAGGTCAGGGAGCAGACACTCACGCGTGCCCAGCTGAAGGGTCTGAAGGCTCGGTGGTCCAGTCTTAACCAGGTCAGCTGAAACTGCACTCAGCTGACTCCGGTTTTTGGAAGACGGCTCAGGCAAGCATATGATTATTTCGGCTTATTGCCACTTGGAGGGCACGTGATTCTTCTGTAACAATTAAAATGACTTTGATTAGTGAAGGCAGATTACAGGTGAAATGGATTTGTTACCAGCCAAACTTGGGTCCGCTTGCCAGGGCACAGTAAAGGCAATCCACCAACatcgggttgtggtgaaggaaagtgccaGTGTTTATTGCGGGCCGCCAGGCTGGGAGTCCAGGCAGCTAGTGCTCAGAAAAAGCCTGAACTCCCTGATGGGTtccagcaaagcatttttaaaggctagGTGGGTGTGGGGGCAGTTCCCAGGGTATCAAGATGGTGCACATTTCTCTGATTGATTGATGTCAAGGGAACAAGGCAGTCAACAGTATCAACCCCCAGGTGCCAGAAGGTCGCCCACGTGCTCTCAATCATCAAGTGGTTAATGTCTTCCCTTTGGTGatggttttaagcatctgaaacactcaggaaatatacCTGAGTTACTGTTATCTGGGTCCTTCAgcgaggagctgcagcagaggatacgGGGAGGGGTCTGCCCTGGGAAGGCCCTACGGGGTCCTGCTGGGTTACACTTTCAGTCAGCTGTGGCTGGCTCTTCAGTTCCTTCCTGAGTGCAGTCAAGGACCTTCACTCGATAGGGCGCGTCCCAGGGACTCGCCCAAGCTCTGGGGCATAGCTGTCCTCTTGTGCCCCATTTTCCTCTGTCCCCTTCACTGGCAGTGTCCTGGGTCCTGGTGCCGAgcagggggtggggacaggaatgAGACTTCTGGCATTTTGGCAGAGTCCGTGTCTGGATCATTGGTCATCTGGAATCTGGGGCTTTGGAATTCTCGGGGCCTGCGGCATGTGAGTACTGATGCCAGTATGAGTCTGTGATCTGACAatggtaaaggactgctcagacgCTCCACAGCTGGGGTCAGTTCCCAGTTTAAGAACACGGTTGTGACATACCAGAACGAGGTGCTCTGGAAGGCAGGAGTTACCCGGCAGGAGCCTGTAGCTCGCCCTCCCCGCACCCTATTCCCTTCCCTGTTTGTGACGACATAGACTTGCCATGACACAGTCCTCTGTGCCTGCCAAGGCACGTTTACATCCGCATCTGGCTCAGCCTGGCCGTGCCTAGGAGAGGCTGTTGTCCCCGCCCTGCAGCAAGGTGCCTGCCACCTGGGAGTTGGGCCACTGGAGCCAATTCTTGCAGTGGATGCGTGTATGACCCCTCTCCTCTGGGGCGTCACATAGCACCCACACAGCCCTCCTTTCCAAATGGTGTGCttttgaatatttcctttccTGTTCCCCACTCCTTCCTGCTTTGCAACATATTTGAAACTATGGTATATTATTCCTGATTTTCTGAATCGACCTTGTACCTTCAAAACCTCACACATGTGCTTTGGGGGTTGTCTGTTTTTCTCCTCTCagttaaagaggatgaaaagcgATTTTATTTTGCGAAATGTCTAATGGCAAGCCCTGAAAAACCGTGCTTGGGAAGGGTTGATTGAGTGAACAGCTCCTGTACGCAACTGTGTGAAGAAGCCTTAGCTAGGAGTGGGGCCATGTGCTTGCCCCACTCCTGGCCTGGGGAATCTTTGGAGAGTTTGACGATTGAATGTTGGATACAGTATAATCGCAAAGTTCAAAGCATTGTATGTATAGTACATGCTACCACCGTGATATGCAGGTGAATCTCTAAAATATTATgctgagagaaagaagccaggcatCAAAGAGTAAGGACTGCATATTCTGGTCATCTGAAACTTTAGAAAAGACAAATCTAGACTGTGTGGCAGAAGCAGGtcatgggggaggaggagggggaggaggagtgactgggaaggggcaggggcatttgggggaaaaggaaatatttatcaTGGTGGTAGTTACATgagtgtatacatttgtcaaaatacCTAGACCTGTCCACTTTAAATGGATGCATGTAAATTGATATTTCAACCAGCTGATTGAGAAATGTATAACGAGAGAAGAAAACTCCGCAAACCCTTGCACAGTTCTCTGCTTTCCTTCCTGCTCTCAAAGCTAGTTGAGCATTTATAACTTCTCAAAATATGTTTGcaatttcaataattctttttttttttgactgcaGCAGACCTAACTCAGAAAACACTTCTAAGTGTAAGAGCTTTGACTTTCAGCCAGTTGGTTCCATAAGAACAAACAGAACACAAAGCAAACCTATATTCATTTGTTCTCTCTTGCTGAAAACATTAGGTAGAGATTGCTTCTCGCCATGACTCACGCAGCATTTTATCCTTACTTGCACTGCACACGCTCGTTCTGATTGTTGGCAGGGTGGCTGTAACTGTGCTATATTTTCTCCCTAGTATGTGGGTTTGGCTTCATCATTTGTTTTCTGCGTTATTAAAGGTAGCTCTGCCTGTTTACCTCTGTTTCGCAGGGGCACATGGGGAGCTAGGGAGACACTTCTGAACCTTCCTGCTTCTGACAAAGGTGGGTGTGGTGTACACGTGTGCAGATGTCCTCAGGCCTCGCCTCTGACTCCTCTCTTGTTGCTCTTCCAGACTCCAGAGCCAAGTGCACACCTGCCGGGTGAGGGTGAGACTGAAGATAAGCAGCTCCCCCCTTCTCCTGCGGAAGCagaggctcagggatggagcCAGGAAACAGACCACGATGATTTTGAGACCCTGTCCCACCAGAGTGAAAGTCACTCAGACACAAAAACTGACCCCTTTGAAAGTGCCTCCGACACAGAGTCCCTGCCTGACCTCACAGGGGGAGTCAGCCTCCCTCCGGATGGCACCTCCGGGGACAGAGAAGGGCTCGAGGGATGCTCTGACATCTTGGTAACCAGACCCCCTCCGGCGCCACATTCAGCTAGTGGCTCAGAGCTTAATGCAGAGGAGGAACTAGATCTGTGCCTCGACTTCAAGGAAGAGTCTTATGAAAGTGGGTTCCGAGCCTTCGCTGCAGTTGGTGGAGAAGTGAGGGCCGCACACCTGCGGGAGGGCGTGGCCGGCCCCGAGCAACAGTCCCCGCTGGCAGGGGCCGCTCACCACGCGGAGGGCTGCGTGCAGCTGGACACAGGTTGCCAGCCCCTCCCAGCAAAGGTGGTGACTGTACAAGACCTCAggggtttctctgctttttctctaCGGAAACCCAGGTCTGAGAGTTGTCTGGGCATCCTGGGGGTCTGGCCCTTCCTCCTCCGGTGCAGTGAACACGGCCGGAGCTGGCCGCACATACACTACAGGGCCGGGGGACCAGGGCTGCGTTTCAGCGACCCGCTGGACAGCACTGCCCCTCAGGGGGCCAGGACAAGGAAGGGGAGTACCCGAGGCCCCACGGTGGACGCAGGCTTATCCTGCTCCCAACCCTGCTTTGACGCCCCCTGCCAGCATCCATCCAGCATCCTGCCAGAAGCATCTTGCCTCCTACATGCCAAGCTTCGCCATAGCGCCCCAGGAAACATTGGTGGGACATCCCCACCGCACCGCTGTCAGCCCACGAGGACACTGAACAGGGCCCATTCCATAGCAGAGTTTCCCTTGAGATACTGTGAGGATGCTTTAGGGCAGAACTCGATGACGTCTGGGACCCATTTGAAGGAAGGGACAGAAGCAGAACCGGCTCCGAGAACGCAAAACTCTCTTCGCCATATTCCCACCCAGCTATCTCACTCGCTTCCTGCTCTGGGCAAACCCAGTGCTCTTAGCTCGAAAGGGGCCTCCCAGGACACGCCCTCTGAAGCTCCCCGGCTGGAAAACCAGTCAGGACAGGATTCTAGGTCCGGCCCCGTCTGTTCATGCCCTCCTGCGGAGCTGGTGAGCCTCAGCGCATTGGGAGTGCCAGTGCCAGCAGGGTGCGAGTCGGAACACGGCCCATTTGAAAGCAGACCAGAGGAACCCCCAGGCGCTGGCCTGGTACCAAATGCTGACGACGTGAGTGATAAACAGAAGCACCTTCAGGACATTTCTGTTGAAGCAGGAAACCAAACCGGTAATTACACATCAAAGTTTGTCCTCAGTGAGAAAAGAAAGCCACCTGCTAGGGCCAAGTTCCCACATCATCCCAGCAATAGCGGGTCACAGGTGTGGAACAGAGACTGGAGGGTTTGCTCTGGAGTGAGCGGTTGTTCAGACGCGCCAGAGACCATCCCGAAATTAAGCGCAACAGACTCTTCAAAGGAAGCAGAAGTGATGGTTCCAGACCCCAACTTCACGAAAAATGCCTTGCAGAGTTTTTCCGGAATCACAGCAGCCACCCTGGCTCACTGCAGCTGCGGGGATGAGGAGTGTGCCCAGGGGCACGAGGGTGGCTCCACGCCCTTTGCAGAGGGTCTCCAGCTAAAGCCCGAGGCAGACACGGCTTCTAAGGGCGGGGGCGCGCTCATCATTATCGCTGTGGAACAGAAAGGGCTGCAGGCCACCAGTGGGGAGGTGGGGCCTCTTCCAGACACACAGTCCTGTGAGTTTCTGGAGGAAAGACCAGGATCTCCTCGCAGTGCTGGAGCGTCCCCCTACGAGTCTCCCCGGGCTGGGAAACCGCAAACTGGTGGCAGAGAGTGTGCGCCACCCGCAGCCCGAAGTCTGGGAAGTGACGACGGGGCTCTTCAGCAGGTGGCCCAAGAGCTTGGGATAGTTCTGAAGCCCCAGGCTGCCTCGGAAGAGAGCCTCCCTAGCGGGGAAGAGACGCGTTCCCAGGAGCGCACCGGGGGCGCGCAGAGCACACGCGCTCCTGCGGAAGAGAACCCGCCTGGGGCGAGCCAGAGCGCGGGGACAGGGGCGGCCAGGGAGCAGGCTGCGGGGGCGCACGGGGCCCGGGGCCTTCACCCAGCGGGGAGCCCCGGGGCACCGAGCGCCGAGGACAGGCGAGGGGTGAGCGTGGCCGAGGGCGGCGCGGAGACGCGGCTGGGCGTCCAGGCCTCCGCCCGCACCCGCGCGCCCCACCGGCTCCGCCTGGCTTCGCGGGAGCCGGGGAAGCGCCTTGCCTTCCCCAAGGTGACGACCTTCCGGAAAAGCAAGCCGTCGGCCGCCGAGAGCCCGGGAGGGGGCTGCCCCGGGGGCTCTTCCAGCCTGCAGGAGCTGTGCGCGGACAGCGGCCCCCAGGCGGCCACCGGGCAGAGCGTGTCGGGCCGGGCCCGGCCTCCCGCAGGGCTGATAGAAGGGGCCCAAGTGGAGACGCGTGGGGACCTCGGCAGCAGAAGACCGGCCTCAGAATTCAGCGACGCCAAGAGACTCAAAACCCCCGAGAAAAGGCTCAGGGCAAGGTTGGCCTCAGCTCAGAGGACCTTTGCCAATTTTTTTGAGTCAAAAGTCTTAGAGAAAGAGAACACTGATGAATGTTCTCCAGGTTCTTTCAAGGACCAGAAGGAGAAGAGCTGGCTGCGCCAGAGTTCCTGGCGGGCATTTCTGAAAAGCAAAGATACGGAGGGCCCCAAAAGGCCCTCCTTCGTGAGTCTGGTTCCAGGACCAGAAGTCTTGAATCCGCCCAGACCGTCCCCACTAGCGACCAGTAACCACTGTGAGGAGCAGGAGGACAAGGAGAGCTACGTTTTTAGAGATCACTGGACACCCCCACAATCCCCCCTACCTTTGCCCTCCAGCGATTTGGTCTCGTCAGACAACAGGAGAAAAAGTGAACCAACCATCAAATGTACAAGCCCCCGGGAAAGTGGTAAATACCTGCCTGCGGGTATCTTTCCTGAAAAGTCTTGGTCTTTGGCACCAACCAGACCTCCGTGGCAACCGACTGCGATCAACCACGCCCtcccctccagctctgcctgtTGCCTGGCCTATGGAAGCCAAGGGGTACCCTCTAAGCCCCTAAgccccaagccccagagccccagGCCCGGTGCGCAGCAGATGGATTTCTCCTACCctggcaggggcagggccatCTCCGTGGTTTTTCTTGGAAGCTACAACCATGTGGATAGCAGCTCAGAGACCCCTGGAAGCCCCAGGACCTCCAAGTCCCGGACAAgcctcctcctttctctgcagGCACTAGaccagaaggaagagagggaaaaaagaggcCAGCATCTCTGTGGCCCCAGCACAGCACCCTCACTCAGGGACCTTCTGGGGAGTGAGGTGAGTTATCTGTGACTCGCACCAGCCTGTTAGTTTACCTTTTAAGTTGAAGGAGGGCACCACACAGGACATTTTCCTAAGTAAGGGGAAAGGAGGAGTAGG containing:
- the ARHGEF4 gene encoding rho guanine nucleotide exchange factor 4 isoform X2, with the translated sequence MLGVLHFLRSFFKTPEPSAHLPGEGETEDKQLPPSPAEAEAQGWSQETDHDDFETLSHQSESHSDTKTDPFESASDTESLPDLTGGVSLPPDGTSGDREGLEGCSDILVTRPPPAPHSASGSELNAEEELDLCLDFKEESYESGFRAFAAVGGEVRAAHLREGVAGPEQQSPLAGAAHHAEGCVQLDTGCQPLPAKVVTVQDLRGFSAFSLRKPRSESCLGILGVWPFLLRCSEHGRSWPHIHYRAGGPGLRFSDPLDSTAPQGARTRKGSTRGPTVDAGLSCSQPCFDAPCQHPSSILPEASCLLHAKLRHSAPGNIGGTSPPHRCQPTRTLNRAHSIAEFPLRYCEDALGQNSMTSGTHLKEGTEAEPAPRTQNSLRHIPTQLSHSLPALGKPSALSSKGASQDTPSEAPRLENQSGQDSRSGPVCSCPPAELVSLSALGVPVPAGCESEHGPFESRPEEPPGAGLVPNADDVSDKQKHLQDISVEAGNQTGNYTSKFVLSEKRKPPARAKFPHHPSNSGSQVWNRDWRVCSGVSGCSDAPETIPKLSATDSSKEAEVMVPDPNFTKNALQSFSGITAATLAHCSCGDEECAQGHEGGSTPFAEGLQLKPEADTASKGGGALIIIAVEQKGLQATSGEVGPLPDTQSCEFLEERPGSPRSAGASPYESPRAGKPQTGGRECAPPAARSLGSDDGALQQVAQELGIVLKPQAASEESLPSGEETRSQERTGGAQSTRAPAEENPPGASQSAGTGAAREQAAGAHGARGLHPAGSPGAPSAEDRRGVSVAEGGAETRLGVQASARTRAPHRLRLASREPGKRLAFPKVTTFRKSKPSAAESPGGGCPGGSSSLQELCADSGPQAATGQSVSGRARPPAGLIEGAQVETRGDLGSRRPASEFSDAKRLKTPEKRLRARLASAQRTFANFFESKVLEKENTDECSPGSFKDQKEKSWLRQSSWRAFLKSKDTEGPKRPSFVSLVPGPEVLNPPRPSPLATSNHCEEQEDKESYVFRDHWTPPQSPLPLPSSDLVSSDNRRKSEPTIKCTSPRESGKYLPAGIFPEKSWSLAPTRPPWQPTAINHALPSSSACCLAYGSQGVPSKPLSPKPQSPRPGAQQMDFSYPGRGRAISVVFLGSYNHVDSSSETPGSPRTSKSRTSLLLSLQALDQKEEREKRGQHLCGPSTAPSLRDLLGSEDHMPGEKQPGKTPRCSHNQKASHMEPAPRLLSPPGMGTWTLPFVSAEDVPGETPSPPRSLLQHSHVSLDDLWLEKTQRRRLKKQAQVERKMHAHNDGVQCWRKMTITSPESLNLPRRSHAFSQSAPTGLDRVGWPEHPPDVALPDGALDPALRVDEAGSEEDLYEDVHSSSHHYSHPGGGGEQLAINELISDGSVVCAEALWDHVTMDDQELGFKAGDVIEVMDATNREWWWGRVADGEGWFPASFVRLRVNQDEPADDEELGTGHGGAGDGGAEAQSSKDQMRTNVINEILSTERDYIKHLRDICEGYIRQCRKRADMFSEEQLRTIFGNIEDIYRCQKAFVKALEQKFNRERPHLSELGACFLEHQADFQIYSEYCNNHPNACVELSRLAKLSKYVYFFEACRLLQKMIDISLDGFLLTPVQKICKYPLQLAELLKYTPPQHRDFKDVEAALHAMKNVAQLINERKRRLENIDKIAQWQSSIEDWEGEDLLVRSSELIHSGELTRVTQPQARSQQRMFFLFDHQLIYCKKDLLRRDVLYYKGRVDMDGLEVVDLEDGKDKELHVSIRNAFRLRCSPTGESHLLCAKKPEQKQRWLRAFAREREQVRLDQETGFSITQLQRKQAMLNASKQQALGKPKALGRPYYLTRQKHPALPTSLPQQQVLVLAEPKRKPSTFWHSISRLAPFRK
- the ARHGEF4 gene encoding rho guanine nucleotide exchange factor 4 isoform X1, which produces MLGVLHFLRSFFKTPEPSAHLPGEGETEDKQLPPSPAEAEAQGWSQETDHDDFETLSHQSESHSDTKTDPFESASDTESLPDLTGGVSLPPDGTSGDREGLEGCSDILVTRPPPAPHSASGSELNAEEELDLCLDFKEESYESGFRAFAAVGGEVRAAHLREGVAGPEQQSPLAGAAHHAEGCVQLDTGCQPLPAKVVTVQDLRGFSAFSLRKPRSESCLGILGVWPFLLRCSEHGRSWPHIHYRAGGPGLRFSDPLDSTAPQGARTRKGSTRGPTVDAGLSCSQPCFDAPCQHPSSILPEASCLLHAKLRHSAPGNIGGTSPPHRCQPTRTLNRAHSIAEFPLRYCEDALGQNSMTSGTHLKEGTEAEPAPRTQNSLRHIPTQLSHSLPALGKPSALSSKGASQDTPSEAPRLENQSGQDSRSGPVCSCPPAELVSLSALGVPVPAGCESEHGPFESRPEEPPGAGLVPNADDVSDKQKHLQDISVEAGNQTGNYTSKFVLSEKRKPPARAKFPHHPSNSGSQVWNRDWRVCSGVSGCSDAPETIPKLSATDSSKEAEVMVPDPNFTKNALQSFSGITAATLAHCSCGDEECAQGHEGGSTPFAEGLQLKPEADTASKGGGALIIIAVEQKGLQATSGEVGPLPDTQSCEFLEERPGSPRSAGASPYESPRAGKPQTGGRECAPPAARSLGSDDGALQQVAQELGIVLKPQAASEESLPSGEETRSQERTGGAQSTRAPAEENPPGASQSAGTGAAREQAAGAHGARGLHPAGSPGAPSAEDRRGVSVAEGGAETRLGVQASARTRAPHRLRLASREPGKRLAFPKVTTFRKSKPSAAESPGGGCPGGSSSLQELCADSGPQAATGQSVSGRARPPAGLIEGAQVETRGDLGSRRPASEFSDAKRLKTPEKRLRARLASAQRTFANFFESKVLEKENTDECSPGSFKDQKEKSWLRQSSWRAFLKSKDTEGPKRPSFVSLVPGPEVLNPPRPSPLATSNHCEEQEDKESYVFRDHWTPPQSPLPLPSSDLVSSDNRRKSEPTIKCTSPRESGKYLPAGIFPEKSWSLAPTRPPWQPTAINHALPSSSACCLAYGSQGVPSKPLSPKPQSPRPGAQQMDFSYPGRGRAISVVFLGSYNHVDSSSETPGSPRTSKSRTSLLLSLQALDQKEEREKRGQHLCGPSTAPSLRDLLGSEDHMPGEKQPGKTPRCSHNQKASHMEPAPRLLSPPGMGTWTLPFVSAEDVPGETPSPPRSLLQHSHVSLDDLWLEKTQRRRLKKQAQVERKMHAHNDGVQVAFHILDSVYSCTKVFNFDCWRKMTITSPESLNLPRRSHAFSQSAPTGLDRVGWPEHPPDVALPDGALDPALRVDEAGSEEDLYEDVHSSSHHYSHPGGGGEQLAINELISDGSVVCAEALWDHVTMDDQELGFKAGDVIEVMDATNREWWWGRVADGEGWFPASFVRLRVNQDEPADDEELGTGHGGAGDGGAEAQSSKDQMRTNVINEILSTERDYIKHLRDICEGYIRQCRKRADMFSEEQLRTIFGNIEDIYRCQKAFVKALEQKFNRERPHLSELGACFLEHQADFQIYSEYCNNHPNACVELSRLAKLSKYVYFFEACRLLQKMIDISLDGFLLTPVQKICKYPLQLAELLKYTPPQHRDFKDVEAALHAMKNVAQLINERKRRLENIDKIAQWQSSIEDWEGEDLLVRSSELIHSGELTRVTQPQARSQQRMFFLFDHQLIYCKKDLLRRDVLYYKGRVDMDGLEVVDLEDGKDKELHVSIRNAFRLRCSPTGESHLLCAKKPEQKQRWLRAFAREREQVRLDQETGFSITQLQRKQAMLNASKQQALGKPKALGRPYYLTRQKHPALPTSLPQQQVLVLAEPKRKPSTFWHSISRLAPFRK